The Citrus sinensis cultivar Valencia sweet orange chromosome 4, DVS_A1.0, whole genome shotgun sequence DNA segment gaaattttattaatttcagaccttttctaaaatttgctTGTTTGGTTTTTGGAATTTCTATTTGATTTTCAGATATTTACATCTGAATAGAAAATGTAAacttttgtgacttttatttgaatagaaaaatatcataatgacaagcaaatattatattctaaaaatatttctgtaaaataatttattttctaaattataaaatctaatcctcttttttttttaatttacaaggaTATAAATGTCAAACAACTaagtttaagattttttttattataaaaacaaacaagatgctacttatattcatatattataaaaagaaaaataaacatgtcaTTCAAGTTTTTGTATTCAGACTTATTCAGActttagaaaaattcaaactcatttagatttcagacaaaaaaacaaacactaCTTAAATGTTAGTTAAATAACTTTATTATGATTCAACCATCTGTTATGGTGGAGCGTTAGTTAGATAGCTCATAATATGATTCATTATAGATATTTTGCTAGGAACCTGTAAATCCATACTTAATTTACAATCTGTCAAGATACTGCTCAAATAACTTATTATGATGCAACATCTCGTtaggaattattttttagagactcaaatgtaattttaaaaagttaaaagttaattttatttttggtatttaaaaaaattggtaaaatcACTCTATTTTACAAACAGATTctgtaaagaaagaaagtagtagatttttaaaatctaattttaagaatcaattttgtacttaatttcaatttgataTATGTCTgcacatatattataaaaataaaaaattatccttatttaattagaaaataaaattattaaattaaagagttattattattaccaattatattaaaataataaaacaaaaactttattttagttatcaattattataaatacacaataaacaaatattttatatacaaaatttataaatatgtaaacaaattttatttaatattatatctattttagtaatttatatttacacaACAGTTCAAAAGTAAGGTTTGCTAAATATAAAcgattgtttttaaaattcacagtacttttaaatataaatttaaaagcaaacacacacacacacacacaaattagatataatttcaaatattaagaaGAAGATCTCACCTTATTtatcaagaaagaaaattggtTTGAACTTCTTTTTATCTAATGCACATTTGATAaacacaaattataaaataaacggATTTATTATTCCTTCACAAAGACACCAAGTAATTGTATTGGAATCAAATCGTGACCGAAAAAGCTTCTTTAGTTGTATGATCTTGACATCAGAGTATCTTCTTTTTACATAATTATGTCAAAGAATATGGCATAGTCTCCATTTCCCTAATAAAtaatagggaaaaaaaataaagagtgcTTAGACACAGGTAGAATTTTTGCTTAAACGAATTTTGCCACTACATAACAAAAAGTGACCATATGGTTTGGTTTCTATATGTTGATATAGTCTGGaactagatttttttttttttttgaagtctgTTATACACAGATATTAAAGTCTGTTATACACAGATATTACTGACATTACATCagacattacaattaatatttacaatcatactaTATAACTGGGACCACCATCATACATTGACACACTGAAGTATATGCCCAGATATTTTAAactctctctaatattcgaggggtgcctgctccactcacatttcgtaagggagagactgtctccactcacatttcgtaagggagagactgtctccactcaattaattgataattgaggaagaactgaaactaacctccataatgctcttatggaggctcgaacccttgcactcaacattgtaagtgCAAGGCTTCTCCCATTGGACCAAAGACCCATTGGTGTCTGGAACTGGATTTAGAAGAAAGTGTGTGGGAATTAGCGAAAGCCaatgaaagagaaaaggaGAGAAAGTGCTTGGAGATGATACATTAAGGACAAATGCGAGATTAACAATGTCATGATCAGGAGAAGAGACTTTTTTGTGATGGTGAAGCTATCTGggaattatatttgtattaaataataattagtcaTAATTACGTGGTTGTTAATAGTCCAAGCAGGGTCTAATTATGCCAGATAACTACAAAAGTTTTGACTTGAACCATATGCGAAAAGAATGcagtataaaataataattgggcCAACTCAGAGACTAATAAAGTTATCTATGCTATTCCAGAGGTAAAtagattatttttgtttgtgtattttctttcttttttttttaatcaaattttttaatgtaaaaagtTAGTTTAGTACATTTGCTCATCTACTATTGCATCAAACAGTGACACAAATGTGAAAGGTCCCCTCCATTATCTCAAATCAGAAAGAGGGggcaaaaaaagaagaagaaaagaaccTTATTGTGCCAAAAACACTAGAAAATATTTCCTAATTTAGGAATGTGACCTAACCTAACTCACCAAACCAAACCCATGTTGCATTAATCAAACAAGAAGCGTAAGATACCACCATCTTCAAACCTAATGACAGTTACATTTGCCAGTTTTTATTCTTAAGGAACTGTTTCACAAAAATGAGAAACATGGATTCTCCTCATGAGTCACCCATGacaatgaaattttcatttttcaccaAATAAAGTCTATCTTGAACTCATTATCAACCAATGGTAAcgcaccaaaaaaaaaaaaagcacttttgtTCACAAGCTACTTTGAATTGAAAGTGCTTCAGTTCCTATATATGAAAGTAGTAAGTAAGAGTAAGACAACAACACAGCACATGGGAAAAGACTAAAGCCGGAGCCGTGTGGATCAACTTGGGCAATCAAACAACTTCGTTCACACTGCTCTCTTAGTTTTGTTTCATGTTCTGAATTTTCATCAAGAATTTGGATAGACTCTGGCAcatgaaatgtaaaataaaagttaatatgaAGAAGAACAATTCctattaatgattttcttttccttttttttttttctaaattattggACAAGTTATCCTGCAAATTGAAGCAACaaaaaatatagttaaaaaaatttaaaaataaaaataaaaagcacgGAAGCCACTCTTATATCAGAGCCAGGTTTCGATCCTGGGACCTGTGGGTTATGGGCCCACCACGCTTCCGCTGCGCCACTCTGATTGTTGCTAGATGATGCCcaatctattttatttatcaattttaaaaattttcatacgAATAAAATCACCCTCCGGCCGTCAAATTAGAGTTTGGGAAGACAcaatcaagaaacaaaaactgGAAGTCAAAGTCAAGATGAAGACTGCTTGCTAACAATTAAGACAGGATCATCAACTGATTTAACTTTTCACTTTTCAGTCTTTGCTGGCTTGTTATTGAGACTGGAAGCATTGATATTGTCGAGAGAGGAAATGGTAAATGAGATTGAAACAACTGATGCAATAACTTATTAAAACGGCAGTCATAACCAAATCCTGTGGCCAGATTGACATGCATTTTACTCGAACATTAACGCCAATCGACTACAGTACAGGCCCGGGTTGCTGTGAACACACATATTCCTCGCGTGTAGGCATGCAGAATGCAGCTTCAGATCCATAAACTTGGACCAATCTGACAAAGGAAAGATTTATTGCACATAGCATGATCCAGGGCCAATTGGAGGTTCTCTCGCATACTTATTCAAGACTGGAGCAGCTTGAACCCCACGCCTATTTAAAAGGCATCTGAAGTAGTGCAGTCGTGGTAATGCAGTTAATGTAATATTTCCAGAGGAAATCGCCTCCCTCCTACTCCACAAGCGCTCTGCAGGAAGCAAAAGTGGGAGCAAGTGAGACAAACTTATAATAAATGACCTCAACCAGTATAAATCTTCTACCAAAAGTGAAGGTAAAATTGGAAAGGACATCACTAAAAGTGAAGGTAAAATCTATTTCTCTAAATACTCTCCAGGGTTGGTTGAGGAGGATTGATTCACAGACCTCTTCAATGCAATATATCTAACCAATTACATTACCCACTTGGTAACTGTAAGTCAGTAGTTGTATTTGAAATGTGCTCTTCAGTATCAAACTGACACcctaagaaagaaaaacgAGTACAGCTTTAAAAAAGTTTACATCCTCACTACCCTCAATATATCGAACTTGCCGTTTGGTAAGGTTTTGACTTCTAATGAAGGATTCAATTTCATTGTGCAATCATACCTGCAGCTGCAGCAGCGCGAGGCCATATTGTTTGGTGAATATCTGAGGTATCGGCTGTCTCACCCCACATGCAAACTTCCCCTCCAAGCACAAGCTCTTGGTTTGAAGGATCGGATATTCCCTCTAGCGGTTCAGCAGTGTAGACTTCATCCCAAGGAACATCAAGATGGTCAAGATACCAAAAACCTTGATTGCTGTAAATGCATCTAAAACCTTTTGCAACAGCTTTCGGACAGACACCACCTCCCAACCTTCAGCAACAAATAAACTGGTATTAGCTTGAAAGTCATACTTGCCAGAATTGACTGTGATACATTTTATACAAACGTGACAATAACTCACCAGTTATGCACAACCGTCCGTGGATTAAGGTTTGACGCAAATGAATTGAAGGTTTCCTCcctgaaagaaaaataatcagaaGTGTCCAAGACTTCCATTTTCTAGGCGTGACACGATTTGGACACTTATAACTGGGATATAGACCATTCTGTGGAGAAACCTCTTATTTCTTTGGAAATACTTTCGTGAGGAATATTGTTCATATTATgcacatatttaaaaatcatttccatattttttttcttttgcagatGCCCAGATTCCATTAACAGTTTAGATCCAGCCAGAGAACTCATTATGAATGAAAATCCAAGGGcaaagtaaacttaaaaatgCTACTAGCAATTTCATTGGCACAGAAGAGGACAAACCAGTTGACAGGGGTCCAATTTTTTGATATTGCTATTTTTTGAGCTGTCAGTACAAAATATTGATATGCCTCCTTGGCAGTCATTTTGTGATCGCGAAGCCTGCAATTAGATAGATCAGTACAGTGAGCAAACATAAAAGATTGTTGAGTAAAAATCCCATTCATTCAGAATtcgaacaaaagaaaaaccaatGATGGTTTAGCCTTGCTGCTGATTAATTAATGGCTCATGAAATTGTTTGTTCTTGTATAGACACTGAACAATTTTTGCAGGCTCAATAACACAAAGTTAAGTCTGACTTCAAACCACAAACTGAGAACCACCATTCAGTGTCTAAATTACCTTATGGATGGTGAACCAAAAACTATTAAGGAATCAATCAAATTCTGAGaaccattttaatttctaaaatatattgaCATCAAAATCCCATCGAAACTGATCTCCAATCCCAAGAAAGTTGAACAGTACGgatattatctttttatgaTATTCTCTTTGTACATCCATGTAAACATGAAACAGTGGAGATCATAGAGATGAACAATAAGAGATAAATGGCTAAAACTCTTATGAGTGTAAGTTACAACAAACAACAGAAAGAAAGTCTAGTATATCTCTAAAAGGTTTACCACAACAGAAGTAAATGTAATAGtgtaaacttaaaaaaaaagtttgtgatCAGATAGGATTCACAGGAAAAGGAGCAAGGAATCAATATATAGTGTATCCATTTGCTCACAGAATCTTTGGTACCCCAGGGACTAATATGGCAGTCaggttataaaaaatttatcgaGTCATTATGTAACAAGTGAAAGATAATCAGCCAAAAGTGTTAGGGCTCATACCATTTCTTCACATGTGGAGTAGAGCTCCAGCAATCTATCAAACAttgcaaaatttcaaataaatcatCAGAATACACACAAGCATGAATGTAACACCAAGAGAGTAATACTAACCCGTGTTCACCTCGTCACCACCCAAGTGAAACAGCTCAAATGggaaaatttttctcaaatctatggttgaaaaaaaaaaatcacattactataaataaagtaatataTCCAGACAAACCCAAACATTTAATGGTCTCAATGCTATATATTTATCAAGCTCACAGATGAATAGTAGCTAACTTGCTCTTTCTAGAATCTGCAAGCATGACTATCAAGCACACTGGCAACATTTCTAATCAATTGTGCTggtaatgaaaatttattttttatcaaataattggaTCGCACAAACAGAAAGTCacttaaaaagaaatcttAACCTGATAGAATGCCGGAAATCACttcaaaagtaaaatttttggaAACATCAAGTGGCTCTCTACAGGATGGAGAAGGCCAAAGGTTAGGGTATCCAGCTCCCCTTCACAGAATCAATTGAAATTTCATGCATTAAGAGATAGTATATTAGTTCAGCAGTGCTATGAGTCAACAATGCTGCAAGTCAACACAACTTCCACCTACCGATGCTTCAGAACCAAACACTTTTAAACCTGTCTTGCACTTTCAGATAATAGTATTAACCGGGAAatacatcaataaaaatttacgaAACTTTACAACTCTCTAATGATATAAAAACACccaccaccaaaaaaaaaaaaaaaaaagtgacagATGATTTTGCACCTCAAAAagttaaatgattttgaaactGAAGAACAACTacaaaaaagaagcaaatctTAATAATTCTTCTTTTATCCACAGAAAGTCAGGATGATAATTTGAGGCCGAAGTAATCAGCAGCCGGATAGTAGTAGTGTTAACAAGTGTCTTACCATGATTCGGCATGACCAGGGACATCTACTTCTGCCATAACATTGATGCCTGCCATAAacaatgtaatataattatagaaaataaagaaacaaaagtacGTTTAAAGCCAAGGAAATACAACAAACTCTTAAAAATGAAGTGCACCTCTCATCTTGGCGAAACTTCATTTAGCACATGAAACATGAAAAGAGacaaaattagttatttatattaactTTATATAGTTATATAAAGATTACCAAATAAATCAGAACATGGATCCAGACATACCTTTAGGgctggaaaaaataaaagtaaactgaatatattttttgaaaaagctatacatatttatatcaTATAATTTTGGAAGCTAAAATATCTTATTACAGTTTCTCACCACTTAATTTTATCATAGTCATcatatctttttaaattattttagctGTCAAAGTTCAGGGtgctttaatttaaaataaaagaaagtacTAGCTGTCCACCAACTAGTATTCAACACAAGGAGCATccaatgaaattaataaattacagaaatcaacaatcaaaatatcaatttatattggGATCATGAGGAACGTGATATTTTTAAGTCTTTGAAGTTTGACTAAGATAAATACTTGATCTAAGGcttttataatctttaaaaGCCTGTAAATAATCCAGGAGTTGGATAGGATGTAAAAATCTTACCCGACAATTTCATGGGCATCCTCAACCGTGTAGCGCTCCCACTTTGAATATGCGCCCTTCCACAAATTTGGATATGTAGGCACTTCAAGAGGAAATGACTGCTCGTCTATGATATGCCAATGAAGGACATTCTACTGAATTCAACATCACAAAATTTATACACGAGATTAGATGGTTCAGTGCTGAAATCCAAATTAtgaaatacatataataagaGACAGGGTAGAAGCATATCTTACAAGTTTTGCATATGACATAGATTCAATTATCTGCTTAATGACATCTACTGGTAAATAGTGCCTTGATGTATCTACACAGatgcaaagaaaataagtaCTACACATACAAGAAAAAAGCAGAAGCTTTGCAACTTTACATTCTACATgaacagaaaattaaagattacCAATCAGAAGGCCACGAAATGCAAATCTTGGTTTGTCTTGGATGTACCACGGTGCTTTATATACTAGTACGGATTTAGTATCATAGTCAAAAGAACACAATTGGCTGAATGTCTAGAACAATAcagaacaaaatgaaaaataagaagagagaaaaaggaatCAATATGACTCCAAGCAATAACAAAGGGTACTGGAAAACATGTTTACAGCTTTTCTTGCCTAGTCGGACATGTAATTAGACAATAGTCATACATACCTCCAATCCTCGCAGAGCACCATAAACTGTATTTGCCTGcaaggaaaataaaatccaaacaGAACTATACATCGATATCCTTGATAAGCTTAGTGAACTTCAAAAACCTACAATTACACATACatcttttttctatcattcaTTTTAATCACACAATTGATACGTTGAGGCCTAAATTGTTTAGTAAATATCCCCCTTAACTTGGCAGATAATGATTTTAATCCACAGTGCCTCCATCCGAAGCACACACTAAACAAGTCGTAATGGCAGTATCCACGAGACCATCGATTTAAGAGCAAATTCACTATACAAGAAAcacaactaaaaagaaaaatgacctCTATTGTTGCCTCTCCAATAATTGACAGCCCCTCATTCTTAGCCACCAACAAAGTGTAACTCTCATCAACACCAAGCTGCAACTGCTCAcgcacaaaaacaaaaatccccgaagaataaaaagtcaaaaaatttagcacaaaaaataaataaacaaaaagcgaaaacaaaacaaacccaCGTCTTCATTATCCGAATGAACAACAATCTTCAATGTTCCAATATCAAAACCCCACGATCTCctctttctaaaattattaaacacaGAATGGGAATTAACCCCTTCGACTTCGTGCTCGAAAATAATAGCTTTGTATCTCTCGAACGCTTCTTTAACAATCTTCGAGCCCGACCCTTTTCCCGAAACGGAGAGATAAAGAGCTGGGTCAACGGAGAGCGTGTCGTTACCGGAAGTGAATTGCGCTGGCAAAGGCCAGATGTAAGCGAGGGAATCGTCCACGTCGGTGGAGACAGAAAGGGAGGAAGTGAAAATGATGAGAAGTGCGGTGATGATTATAACTTTGAGAACTGAGAGATGTTCTTGGGATTTGAGCAACATTGTGGTTTGGTTTACGGAGATTCCTTTGGAAAACCAAAGTGATCTGATGAACAGCTGCAGCGAAGCGAAAGTGGAGGAGAGATACCAGTTAGTCAGGTGAATGAACTCATAAAGACAGGACAAAAAGTAGTTACAGTTTTTACTCTTTTAAGCTGTTCTTTTAGCCGTAATGGCGGTAAACATCATGAATTTGCGGTGATGAAAATGATTGCGAATGTGCACAAATCATGAGTGGGAAGTGCAATTGGGTCCTGGCCAGTTTGGGTCAACAgtgggaaagaaaaaaatacaaaaattaaacatttcaCAGAAGATTAAGGCGTTTGTTGAAATTTGACTCATCAGTAACTTGCAAgcctttaaatttataattttgatgttATGGCCTCCCTAAGTTTgttgtttcataattatggTCCCCTTAGGACTGAAATCTTGGTTTCCCCAGGGTGGGTTTGGGATTGAAGTATTGTACCTTTTAAACTATAActtgctgtgaaaaaaaaaattataattataaaacaaaagttaataatatataataaatgtaaattttaaataataattttcataaaattattaaaaatataatagatttttcattatacaaatgaaaaatcatagcaacataactttaaaactacagcagttagtgtttaccaaatattttagtacTGTATCTTTTAAGCTATAGCTATCCAACATCAATAacaaacgcaccctaaatACAATATACTTGGGTACTTGATATCGGTATTGTATTATACGACTCCGTATTTGGAGCAAAAAAAATCTCAGATTCCTATGTTGAACAACTTTACGAAGAAGCACAAAACTAGTCTGCAAGATATTGACTAAATGCAAAATGCACCTTGAAGAACTTTGTTGTTTTGGGCAATGTGGGCTCGGCCCTTACCACTTTTTCTTAAAGGTGTGA contains these protein-coding regions:
- the LOC102622485 gene encoding beta-hexosaminidase 1 → MLLKSQEHLSVLKVIIITALLIIFTSSLSVSTDVDDSLAYIWPLPAQFTSGNDTLSVDPALYLSVSGKGSGSKIVKEAFERYKAIIFEHEVEGVNSHSVFNNFRKRRSWGFDIGTLKIVVHSDNEDLQLGVDESYTLLVAKNEGLSIIGEATIEANTVYGALRGLETFSQLCSFDYDTKSVLVYKAPWYIQDKPRFAFRGLLIDTSRHYLPVDVIKQIIESMSYAKLNVLHWHIIDEQSFPLEVPTYPNLWKGAYSKWERYTVEDAHEIVGFAKMRGINVMAEVDVPGHAESWGAGYPNLWPSPSCREPLDVSKNFTFEVISGILSDLRKIFPFELFHLGGDEVNTDCWSSTPHVKKWLRDHKMTAKEAYQYFVLTAQKIAISKNWTPVNWEETFNSFASNLNPRTVVHNWLGGGVCPKAVAKGFRCIYSNQGFWYLDHLDVPWDEVYTAEPLEGISDPSNQELVLGGEVCMWGETADTSDIHQTIWPRAAAAAERLWSRREAISSGNITLTALPRLHYFRCLLNRRGVQAAPVLNKYAREPPIGPGSCYVQ